The following coding sequences lie in one Candidatus Paceibacterota bacterium genomic window:
- a CDS encoding S1C family serine protease, which yields MEHLTKHQLILVALLVSFVTSIATGIVTVSLVNQAPPAVTQTINRVVERTIEKIVPATSQGAAVVTKETVVVKQEDLTIQAVEKNSKGIVRIFGQPIAPQGVPENSGIISAQEIPANIFVGVGAVISKDGVVIIDRKALSKASALVGVFAGGKSAPLKFLGVDNNGQVAVLQIDKGDSVLSAELPQFIPVVLGDSDSLKLGQSLIAVGGQDRNNVALGIASSLITKDEAPAPTANQILAKDVVAHVVSIETDISSRGVASGGVLLNLSGEVVGLNLGDGIGSTGGSVYTAINLAKKQADSVLSGLNAKTR from the coding sequence ATGGAACATCTAACCAAACACCAACTCATCCTCGTTGCCCTCCTCGTCAGCTTCGTCACCTCAATTGCCACCGGCATTGTGACGGTTTCTTTGGTGAACCAGGCTCCGCCGGCAGTCACGCAGACCATCAATAGGGTCGTTGAACGCACCATTGAAAAAATCGTTCCGGCGACCTCTCAGGGCGCTGCAGTCGTGACTAAGGAAACTGTCGTCGTAAAACAGGAAGACTTGACTATTCAAGCCGTTGAGAAAAATTCTAAGGGTATTGTGAGAATTTTCGGCCAGCCAATCGCTCCCCAAGGTGTACCTGAGAACTCAGGCATCATTTCGGCCCAAGAAATTCCAGCTAATATTTTTGTCGGAGTTGGCGCAGTTATTTCCAAAGACGGCGTGGTAATCATCGACCGCAAGGCCTTGAGCAAGGCGAGCGCGCTTGTCGGGGTTTTTGCCGGCGGCAAGTCTGCGCCACTTAAATTTTTAGGCGTTGATAACAATGGTCAAGTCGCGGTTCTCCAGATTGATAAAGGTGATAGCGTACTTAGCGCCGAACTGCCCCAATTTATTCCGGTGGTTCTGGGTGACTCGGACAGTTTGAAACTCGGCCAATCATTAATTGCAGTCGGCGGCCAAGACCGCAACAATGTCGCCTTGGGTATCGCTTCCAGCTTAATTACGAAAGATGAAGCTCCAGCTCCAACAGCCAATCAAATTCTTGCTAAGGATGTTGTTGCGCACGTAGTCTCAATCGAAACCGACATCAGTTCGCGAGGCGTCGCTTCAGGAGGGGTTCTTCTAAATCTTTCCGGAGAGGTCGTGGGTCTTAATCTTGGTGATGGGATAGGCAGTACCGGTGGCAGTGTTTACACCGCGATAAATTTGGCCAAAAAACAAGCCGATTCCGTCCTCTCTGGGTTAAACGCTAAAACCCGCTAA